The following DNA comes from Chitinophaga nivalis.
ATAATAACTGTGGTTCCAGTTGTAATCTGTACCATCCGCATTTTTATAATCTTTCAGGCGGCTTACATCTACCTGCCGGCCAAACCAGATAAACTGCAGGGTAACACTGTTCCCCCGTTTGCCGTCTACACCGGGCAGATTATCTGCCTCGCTGCGTACATAGCTGGCATAGGTGCTCAGTGTGAGCTTTGGTGCAATCCGGAAAGTATTGCTGGCTGTAAAGGTATTGCGGGAAATGCCGGTGTTGGGCAGAATACCGGTTTGCCGGGTATTGTTGTAAGAAAAGCGGTAATCTATTTTTTCGCTGGTACCACCTACCGAGATGCCGTTGTTGAGCGTACGTCCGGTGACATAAAAGTTTTTAACATTATCGGGATGTGGTACAAACGGGACTGGTTCACCATTGGAAAAAAACTGTGGAATCAGGCGCCCATCCATCTTAGGGCCCCAGCTTTCATCGACGCCATCGTTGATGCCGCCGCCTTTTCCGTCTTTATAGGAAAACTGGCCACCGCTACCCTGTCCGTATACATTCTGGAAATCGGGCAATATCAGTACTTTTTCCCAGGTAGCGCCGGAGGTAACGGTAACGCCTAAACCGCCTTTGGTATCCTTACCTGTTTTTGTTTTAATGAGAATTACACCGCTGGAGGCACGGGAACCATAGAGCGCTGCGGCATTGGGTCCTTTCAGGACACTGATGGCCGCTATATCATCCGGATTAATATCTGAGATCGCATTGGCAAAATCACGACCGGTACCAATACCTAACTGGCTGTTATCGACCGGCACCCCATCCAGTACAAACAAGGGCTGGTTGTTGCCCGCAATGGAGGTTTCGCCCCGTATCACAATACGGGAAGATCCCATATTACCCTGGCTGTTGGTTACCTGCACGCCGGCTATCTTTCCGGACAGCGCATTAACGAGGTTGGTTTCCTTTGCTTCGGAAATGTCTTTTGATTTTAACTCCTGTACAGCATAGCCCAGGGATTTTTTTTCACGGGAGATGCCTAACGCGGTCACCACTACTTCCTGGAGTTTGCTGTTACTGTTGTTGAGCGCAATGTTGATGGTATGACTGCCGGTCACCGGTACCAGTACGGATTCGAAGCCCAGGAAGGATACCTGCAGGGTATCTTTCACCTGTGCTGTAATCACATATTTACCATCCGCATCTGATTGGGTACCCCTGGTGCTACCCTTCACCTGTATAACGGCACCGGGTATACGCTGTGCATCTGTACGGGAAGTAATTACCCCACTCACACGAATTTCCTGAGCAATGCCCTGTTGTGCCCACAGTAATGCGGTCAACAGGCATAAGCGCCTTTTAACATGGTTCATGCTACGTTGTTAATTTATTGATTGATGTTGATTGTTGCGGAGACTAATTTTTCCTTTACAATTGATTCTGGCTTTACATATTCAGGTGTATGACGACTAACGTTGCGGGGGTAAAAATAATACAGAAAGATTAATCTACAAAATTAATAGACTAATGATTGTGGAATAAAAAATAATACTTCAGGCAGGACGTATTTCCCCTGGAACGGCGCAAAGGAAGATTGTTTTCCCGCTCCGGCGAAATACGTCCTGGTTGGGCTGATGGTAATGACAGCGGATAGTCAGGTGCTGATTATTTATTCAGTAGCTTTTTTACTTCCTGCCTGCAGGCTTCAAAGTTTTCCCAGATGAGGCGATCCTGGCAAACCGTCCCTTTGTATTTAAAAGCTACTTTGTTTTTACGTAACACCACCTGGTAATATTCCGGTGCTTCGGGAGAGTTTTCCCAGGTTACTTTCCCATTTTCATCTATTCCTCCGGCGAGTTTGTCTTCAATCAGGCCGAAAACCTTTTTGCGCATATTCTCCGGGAAGTCGTAACTGTCGTCTGTTTTTACCAGGCAGGTGCTGTCTTTTACAGGAAGGGATACCGGGGTGTTGGCGACAGCCTTGTACTGTGATATACACAGGTACATGCAACCGGCTGCCAATAGCAGGAAAGGGGATTTGTATGCTCTATTCATAGTACTGATAAATTGTTATAAACGGGTGAATAGGAATTACAACTATATAAGGGTTGTCTGGTCGATGCTGGTTCTTTGATTTTGGTATTGGTATCTGCAACTTATTATTAAAATACTCTATTTATCTCATACTACAAAATAAACTACCGGGGTATACGAACGCGGGGTTAAGCTGTGGGGGAAATGCAGGGGTACTATTGGTACCGCTGCATTACATTGAATAATATTTTGCGGCCACTTTCCGTCATACCCGGCAGGGAATCCTGCGGCATAAAGTGGCGTTTGAAGGCTTTTAAAGCAGCGGTGCTGTCTTTGATATCATAGCCGATAATACGGAGTGCCTGTAGCTGGTTAAACGGAGACGGCACTACGGTATTTGTGGTATCGGTATACCATAGCCCAAAACCTTTTCCAGCCAGCTGTTGCCAGGGAAACCACGCACTGGGGTCTACCTTCCGGCCTGGTGCAATGTCGCCATGTCCGACGAAATTAGCGGCGGGAATATTATACCGGAGTTTCAGGGTATCCAGCAAAATAAGGAGGCTATTGATCTGGGCGGGTGCGAAGGGTTCCAAACCATTATTGTCCAACTCGATGCCGATGGAAGAAGAATTAATATCGGTTACGCCGCCCCATTTGGCTACGCCGCCATGCCAGGCACGCAGGTAATCATTCAGCATGTGGTGGATCATTCCATCGCGACAGATGACATAATGTGCACTCACCTGCGTAGGTTGCATGGTAAACGTTTTCAGCGTTTGTGCGCAGGAGTCCTGCGCAGTATGGTGGATAATCACCATATTGGGTTTACGCATATTGAAATTAACGGTACCGACCCACCAGGGCGGCAGTACACCGCCTGTGCCTGCAATATTACCGGGTTGCTGCTGCAACGTTTTTGCATAAGCTTTTGCCTGTTGGCGGTATACTTTATTCGAGGATGCATAAGGGTTCCGGGCACAATAGGAGCACAAACAAATCAGGGCCAGCAACCCGGCGGATTTTACAAGGTGTTGTATTGCTTTCATTTATATCTGTTAAAGTTTACAAAACACTATTTATAAAGATACTAAATGTCGGGCTCCTTCGTTTTTTAACTGATACTATGAGAAATGTTTACTAAATCTTATATTTACATTTTCATTAATGCTTTTTCGGGGTTTTTAAAAAACGTGTACAACATTGTCTTCAATTGCCTACTACCTGTTGCTGCCTGTTATATATGCGGTTTCGCTATTACCTTTTCGTGTTTTATACTTTCTGTCTGATGCTGTTTATGTTTTTTTATATTACGTATTAGGCTATCGTAAAAAAGTGGTACTGGACAATCTCCGTCGCTCCTTTCCCGAAAAAAGTGAAAAAGAAATTAACCGTATCTGTAAAGATTTTTATCATTATCTCTGCGATCTCTTTCTGGAAACTTTTAAGACGCTTACCATCAGCAGGGATGCCATGGTAAAACATTGCCGTTTTACGCCCGATACCGTTGCCTTATTTGACCGGCTGGCC
Coding sequences within:
- a CDS encoding N-acetylmuramoyl-L-alanine amidase, producing MKAIQHLVKSAGLLALICLCSYCARNPYASSNKVYRQQAKAYAKTLQQQPGNIAGTGGVLPPWWVGTVNFNMRKPNMVIIHHTAQDSCAQTLKTFTMQPTQVSAHYVICRDGMIHHMLNDYLRAWHGGVAKWGGVTDINSSSIGIELDNNGLEPFAPAQINSLLILLDTLKLRYNIPAANFVGHGDIAPGRKVDPSAWFPWQQLAGKGFGLWYTDTTNTVVPSPFNQLQALRIIGYDIKDSTAALKAFKRHFMPQDSLPGMTESGRKILFNVMQRYQ